One Polaribacter reichenbachii genomic window, TCTTAAAACGATACACATATGTATTGTTCATTTCTAAAGGATCAAAAATATTTTTTTCAAGAAAATTGTTAAAAGAAATACCAGAAACTTTTTCTACTATTGAGGCCAAAACAAAATAACCAGTATTAGAATAATCGAAATTACGACCAGGTTTAAAAAATCGTTGTGCCTTAGAAGATGGTAATAGTTGCATCAACTCTGTATTTGTTGGTGGTCTGTTTTGTGTCCATTCATGTTCTGCCACCCAAAAATATTTCGGCAAACCAGAAGTATGATTTAATAAATTTTTTATGGTAATATTTTTATATGGAAAATTAGGAAAAAAAGTATTTACAGTATCAGAAAGTTTTAATTTATTTTGTTCTTTTAAAAGCATTATAGCTGCAGCTGTAAACTGTTTACTTACAGAGGCTAGTTGAAAAACTGCATCTTCTTTTAAATATTTTTTCTTTCTAAAATCGGTATAACCTACTTGATTTTTATAAACGATTTTATTGTTTTTTGCTACTAAAACAGCTCCATGAAAATCATGTCTTTTATTAATTCTTTTTAATAAAGAATCTAATTTATGGTTTACTTTTTTTGTAATTTCTTCAGGGTAGTATTCAACCGAAACAAAAAATTTATCTTCTTTATTATCAAGAATAGCTTCTTGATGAATTGCTTTCTCTTCTTTTAATTCAAAATTATTAAAGGCAAAAAAAGAAGCTGTAACTATAATTAAGAATGCAATTGATATCTGTTTAATATAATTTTTCAAAAAATTAATCTTTATATATACACAAATGTAAGTATCATTACGAAATAAACAAAACCCTTACTTTATGATACAATTTTTGTTATTGCTTAATGATAACAAATAAATCCTTTTAAAAAAATTATAAGAGTGAGAATAAAAAAGTTTAAGTTAAATTAACATTTTAATTGTATAAAATAAAAATAGTTTTGTATATTTATATTTAAGACAAGTATAATTAATTAGTGAAAAGTAACCTTTTTTTGAGTTAAAATTATTAAAAACTTTTATGATTTAATAGATAAAAGACAGTAAAAATGGTTAAAATAAATCATTAATCTCTGATAAAACGTAATTAATCGATACAAAATATCAATACAACCACAAAAGCAAAAAAAATTTAAATTAATAATTAATTTTGCAGTGGGTAAAAATAAATCTAAAAAACCCCCAATTATGAAAACTAAATCTATTGCTTTACTTTTATTAGTAATTTTATTACAAAACTGTACACCTGAATTTGAAAAAACACCAGAAGAAACAGTAGAATACATTCAAGATGATATTACTACACTGGTTGTACCAGATGGTCATGACTTAAGACCATTGGCATTGCAAAACACAAGTATTAATTTATCTGAAGAATCTCGTGCAGATATGGTTAATATTAAAATGTATAAAGTAGAAAATGATACAAATATATTATTGTACGAGGGTTTTATTGATAAAGAAAAATCTATAAGTAGTATTACTAAAATACCAAATCATGTTGAATTAATAGCAGTACAAGCAGATTTAGCAACTGGAACAAGAGAGTGGATTGTTACTCCAAGTGAATTACAAAATGTAGTTATAGAAGATGAAGAAATAATTGATGATGAAGAAAGTAAAACAGCTACAGTTACTAAATTAAGTGCTAGAATAAATAATGATCCTCCAACCTGGAATTGTAATGATTATGACTCATTTAACGGTAATGATGATGGAAGTTACAGTATAACAAATACATCTACTCAAGGTATAAATGTAAACCAAAATACAACTATTTATATCTGTGATGGTGGTTCATGGAGCCCATCTTACTTGAATGACAACAACAATAATCTTACAATTTATGTTGCACAAGGAGGTACTTTAAAACTTTCTGGAACTGTTAACTCAACCATTTATAATGAAGGAACCTTTAATGGTGTTAACCTTGGAATGAACAAAAATAGTTCATTTGAAAGCTGGGGAACTACAAATATTACAGGAAATTTAAATACCAATAGTGAAGATTTAAATGTTTATGCTGGTGTTTTTAATGTTTCTGGATCTTTAAATTTAAATAGTGATGGGAAATTTGAAAATGATGGTGGACAAGTAAATATTGGCGGTCATCTTACCATTTCTGGAAATTTTGATAACGAAGAAAATTCTTCTTTAAATGTAGCTGGTAATTTTACAGTAAATAGCAGAGGAGATTTCAAAAACGAATGTCAAACAATTATTTCAGGAAATTTCATCAACAATAATGATGTAAATTTTAGAAATGCATCTTACACTGTTATTAGTGGTTCTTTAACAAATAACTCTAATACTGATTTTAAATTACGTGAGGGCTCTATTTTAAAATGTAAAAGCATTATGTCTAATGATAAAATAGAAGGAAATAGAGGATATTCTGTAATAGAAACTGGAAGCATCACTTTTAACGGAAACAATAAATTTGAAGGAAATTTAGATATTTGTTCTGATTATTATACAGATAAAATGGGTGACAATGATGTTTTAAATACCTGCTCAACATTTATATCTGCTGGTACTTGCTCTCCTGGTTATAACGCTGTTACAGATAATGATAATGATGGTGTAGTTGAAGGAGTAGATGTTGATGATTCAAATCCAAATGTATCTTCATACAATTACCCACAAGGAAAAGATACTTATTTTACATCTTTATACGAAGATTTATATCCTTGTATGGGAGATTATGATTTAAATGATTTAGTACATAATTACAGTTACCAAGAAGGTGTAAATAAAAATGGTACAATCACAGAAATTGCATTCGACTTTAAATTCCCTGCAATGGGTGCTAATTTTAACAATAGTTTTGTACTTAGAGTAGTTGATGAAGATGATAATGCTGTTTTAAATTTAAATAATTCTGATGCATATTCTAGTAGTGAAATAACAAGAATACATGACACTCAAAACAACACAACATTATTTACTTTTAACAATCTTAAAACAATTTATACAGATAACAAAGGGGCAATTATAAATACAGTTAAAATAGATTATGATAACATACCCGTAATTTCTGGAACAGTTACTAAAATTAATGGTGCTTACGATGAATTTATACTTAAAAATGGAGAAATAGGACAAGAAATACACCCTATTTATAATTCGTTTCACAGCAATTATCCAGCTTTAAATAAACCATCAATGTATAATGATTCTAGTAATTTCTTAAATTGTAGCGATAATTCTTCTGGTAATAATCTTTTTGTGAATTCAAATAAATTTCCTTGGGTACTTAACGACTTACCAATTGATTTACCTTGGGCTAAGGAAGGGGTTTCAATTTTAGAAGCGTATCCTAATTTTGATGATTTTGTAATTTTAAATCCTGGATTAGATTGGTATTCAGACAAAAATGGAAACAGAAATAACGACAAATTAAATAATTAATAACATTTGTTAAATTTAAAATTACTCCATAAAAATGGTATTCCATTTTTATGGAGTAATTTTTTGCTTATACTTAACTAATATTAGACCAAACTTTCGAAGTTTTACTCATTTTAAAAAATGTATTTCTAATCGGTAAATTTTCTTTTTTAGATAAATTTGGATCTTCTTGTAAAACATCAATAGCAGTATTTCTTGCGGAAACTAAAATTTGAGAATCTTTTACAACATCAGCAATTTTTAAATTTAAAACTCCACTTTGTTGAGTGCCCATTATATTTCCTGGTCCACGTAATTTTAAATCTACTTCTGCAATTTTAAATCCGTCAGAAGTTTCTACCATTGTTTTTAAACGTGTTTTTGCTTCTACAGATAGTTTAAAACTCGATAATAAAATACAATAACTTTGGTCTGCTCCTCTACCAACTCTACCTCTTAATTGGTGCAATTGGCTTAACCCAAAACGTTCTGAGCTCTCAATAATCATTACACTTGCATTGGGCACATTTACACCTACTTCTATTACAGTTGTGGCAACCATAATTTGTGTTTCACCATTTACAAAACGTTGCATTTCATAATCTTTATCTGCAGGTTTCATTTTACCATGCACAATACTTATTTGATATTTTGGTAATGGAAATTCTCGAGAAACACTCTCATAACCATCCATTAAATCTTTATAATCCATTGCTTCAGATTCCTGAATTAGTGGATAAACGATATATACTTGTCTTCCTTTTGCAATTTCATCTTTCATAAATTTAAAAACAGATAATCTATTACTATCATATCTATGAACTGTTTTAACTTCTTTTCTTCCTGGTGGTAATTCATCAATCACAGAAATATCTAAATCACCATAAACAGACATTGCTAAAGTTCTAGGAATTGGAGTTGCAGTCATTACCAAAATGTGTGGAGGCAATTCATTTTTAGTCCACAATTTTGCTCTTTGTTTTACTCCAAATCTGTGCTGTTCATCAATTATAGCA contains:
- a CDS encoding LruC domain-containing protein, which gives rise to MKTKSIALLLLVILLQNCTPEFEKTPEETVEYIQDDITTLVVPDGHDLRPLALQNTSINLSEESRADMVNIKMYKVENDTNILLYEGFIDKEKSISSITKIPNHVELIAVQADLATGTREWIVTPSELQNVVIEDEEIIDDEESKTATVTKLSARINNDPPTWNCNDYDSFNGNDDGSYSITNTSTQGINVNQNTTIYICDGGSWSPSYLNDNNNNLTIYVAQGGTLKLSGTVNSTIYNEGTFNGVNLGMNKNSSFESWGTTNITGNLNTNSEDLNVYAGVFNVSGSLNLNSDGKFENDGGQVNIGGHLTISGNFDNEENSSLNVAGNFTVNSRGDFKNECQTIISGNFINNNDVNFRNASYTVISGSLTNNSNTDFKLREGSILKCKSIMSNDKIEGNRGYSVIETGSITFNGNNKFEGNLDICSDYYTDKMGDNDVLNTCSTFISAGTCSPGYNAVTDNDNDGVVEGVDVDDSNPNVSSYNYPQGKDTYFTSLYEDLYPCMGDYDLNDLVHNYSYQEGVNKNGTITEIAFDFKFPAMGANFNNSFVLRVVDEDDNAVLNLNNSDAYSSSEITRIHDTQNNTTLFTFNNLKTIYTDNKGAIINTVKIDYDNIPVISGTVTKINGAYDEFILKNGEIGQEIHPIYNSFHSNYPALNKPSMYNDSSNFLNCSDNSSGNNLFVNSNKFPWVLNDLPIDLPWAKEGVSILEAYPNFDDFVILNPGLDWYSDKNGNRNNDKLNN
- a CDS encoding serine hydrolase — its product is MKNYIKQISIAFLIIVTASFFAFNNFELKEEKAIHQEAILDNKEDKFFVSVEYYPEEITKKVNHKLDSLLKRINKRHDFHGAVLVAKNNKIVYKNQVGYTDFRKKKYLKEDAVFQLASVSKQFTAAAIMLLKEQNKLKLSDTVNTFFPNFPYKNITIKNLLNHTSGLPKYFWVAEHEWTQNRPPTNTELMQLLPSSKAQRFFKPGRNFDYSNTGYFVLASIVEKVSGISFNNFLEKNIFDPLEMNNTYVYRFKNDVVRENQLIGYRLYKGWRHLKIGNTVNDAIVGDKNVYSTPEDLFKWTYGLNSGQLLSKESLSLMYSKGETIYGRKIPYGFGFRMDRSNENNIYHYGKWNGFSTALTNYLEDNLVVIVLEHTSYNAMKSLNEKIKKIVSQNLEV